In the genome of Gammaproteobacteria bacterium, one region contains:
- a CDS encoding VirB8/TrbF family protein translates to MMKRDRDAGREYAEIWGEAVQANRKLRTILIFLSASIVLGVLVLLRIAGAEPPKPIVVRVDEVGRAEALAYEAATVQADPLDATTKYFLNRFVHDFHSRRRATVEEHWTRSLRFLSTDLANAAFQRDGAEVASVAAGTADTETEVEQVVLRIHPAPEPPHGATADFDLVHLRGEQELRRERWSLSLRFEFLDSIPTELVVHNPMGLLVTYMRADRALVTGDER, encoded by the coding sequence CCGAGATCTGGGGCGAGGCCGTGCAGGCGAACCGGAAGCTCAGGACGATCCTGATCTTCCTTTCCGCGAGCATCGTGCTCGGCGTCCTCGTGCTGCTGCGCATAGCTGGCGCGGAGCCGCCCAAGCCCATCGTCGTCCGCGTGGATGAGGTGGGCCGGGCCGAGGCGCTGGCCTACGAGGCCGCGACCGTCCAGGCCGATCCGCTCGATGCGACGACAAAATACTTCCTGAACCGGTTCGTCCACGACTTCCACTCGCGCCGCCGCGCGACCGTCGAGGAGCACTGGACCCGCAGCCTCCGGTTCCTGTCGACGGACCTGGCGAACGCGGCGTTCCAGAGGGACGGCGCGGAGGTCGCGAGCGTGGCGGCGGGGACCGCCGACACCGAGACCGAGGTCGAGCAGGTCGTGCTCCGCATCCACCCCGCGCCCGAGCCGCCGCACGGCGCGACGGCCGACTTCGACCTCGTGCACCTGAGGGGCGAACAGGAGCTTCGGCGCGAACGCTGGTCGCTCAGCCTCCGGTTCGAGTTCCTAGATTCGATCCCTACGGAGCTGGTCGTGCACAACCCGATGGGGCTCCTCGTCACCTACATGCGGGCCGACCGGGCGCTCGTGACGGGAGACGAGCGATGA